A segment of the Cellvibrio sp. KY-YJ-3 genome:
ACTCGACACTGAGTGCCTTGCGAGTGCGCTCGTCGCTAGTGCGCAACATGTCCCAGGTGCCGCTCATGCTGCTCACTACACCGGTCAACTCACCAAAGGCTTGTTCATCGCCCGAGGTGGCGTCACGTGCCAAAGACGTCAGACGATACGCTTGCGCACGCAAGTCACTCGCCTGTTGCAAGTAGCGTTGGTCGTTCGTTTTACCCTGGTTAATCAGTACCAGAAGTACTACCGCCGCCACAAACGATCCGATCAGCAAGACCGTAGCGATGATAGTCGCGGGTTTCGCCCGGAAAGCGGCAATTTTTGACTCAGTTTTCATCTACACACTCCTACACCAGCATTCGGTTTTATTTTTTCTGTCCACTATGCTTTTTGCGCGGGTCAAAAAGCCTGATATTGCCTTGCGATTGTGAATCTACTACGACTTGGCCGCGTTGGTGAAACGCGGATCCTCGGCCAACAATGCAGGTCTGAATAGCGACCAGCGCTCGCCTCCTTGAGGATAACTGCCCGTGACAAACGGCAGGATGGCATTGGGTACAGCGCCAGCCTGTTCAGTGTATTCATCCATGGGGAAATGTTGCATACCAAACACCTGATCGACGATAAGGCCAGAATAAAGTGTTTCGGTTTCGAGAATTAAGACGCGACGGTGTTTACGTGAACTGCCCAGGCGATCGCCAAAAAACATCGCCAGATCAAACAGCGGCAGCAGACGACCGCGCACGTTAGCAACGCCTTTGACCCAGGGCTGAACACCGGGCAAGTGCGTGTGATTGGGAACTTCGAGCATTTCCGACACTTCGCCGATGGGGGCGACAAAATAGCTGCCCATCAGGGAA
Coding sequences within it:
- a CDS encoding chemotaxis protein CheW, coding for MSEPQAAFQALLTLAQRSRAAARGLPAQADIRPHWSGIGFSLMGSYFVAPIGEVSEMLEVPNHTHLPGVQPWVKGVANVRGRLLPLFDLAMFFGDRLGSSRKHRRVLILETETLYSGLIVDQVFGMQHFPMDEYTEQAGAVPNAILPFVTGSYPQGGERWSLFRPALLAEDPRFTNAAKS